The following are encoded together in the Carassius auratus strain Wakin chromosome 34, ASM336829v1, whole genome shotgun sequence genome:
- the LOC113052900 gene encoding uncharacterized protein LOC113052900 isoform X1, producing MNGIHTVSKNGRKPTADVFTCNVDFLWCKEKQDEKSAPPNRESKFQWIERDCEGRPLLKRKSRSGKTRMRSSATVLNPCDPAEEVSMVTEQNMSQHLLDSEMQKLQEILATTVEASDGPPSTSSSWSLRQSAAQDEWQKARPYHLDCLLFSRVVKENKCSQCSSPAIIRCRDCMPEEWLCMECDIICHKKLVLHNRESCIDGFYRPIPPTVCCVKENGRCTLKNQVRLLPTVRPDRLCTCDPTNITESAGRVTILVCINGRYDLYLPNLACRVCLSQWTPDRSDLIRSGYWPASVNSETLFSVDVFSTFEEMKTVAPGLSRQGFLRLLEQRTEQFGRSGKIHGDAFQRSFVEYTFCQFLCEKMANVEHFTCPACTPNMLAVSADGNRKLYRFQHSKGSEEPYFEGIFIAKDVDVSSFVEEIRSKAKSTPGKGTCGATQWSAARETARRASKLDEEGLEVAVCRHGVILKGLNMYRGEIFAYPLFLQKELQAATNIHFYCTDISCKYWPYLQKMSVSMPELSPLLQMRPFLSVMHAKAHSTKCEIVWSGRNQEGAGATAGEEVEMVNSFLSRCALTTKYMTKSARNDMLTVHAIGWNRRKHDGLHLALSNRYVKTVRKAEAESQRLENLSRELGCPENMVQQWVHDVRQWATDDSIDVRQDDQHILQRSIEHICMGVYQKKASLYNQTDSNKIRQMRRRKLGEEKRKLFEAIKRYNEQVPEEEGINEQMVESRLSMVGHGSGEDSLIWPWEVHSTESTNILTKKKIFDAYMSKMRLQEEKILILREMRQHCTYLRGLADGIRKLIAEMSGGNRGSLTDEGHCGLQCLLQERLADVEEKIKVVSSRYSLALGPLFPEDWSEEIPEIPDENKGLEYESSEYSDLEDV from the exons ATGAATGGGATTCATACAGTGAGTAAAAATGGGAGAAAACCCACTGCTGATGTGTTTACATGTAATGTTGATTTTCTCTGGTGCAAGGAAAAACAAGATGAGAAAAGTGCACCCCCTAACCGGGAGAGTAAATTTCAGTGGATTGAGAGAGACTGTGAAGGTCGTCCACTGCTGAAAAGAAAGAGCAGAAGCGGAAAAACGCGTATGCGTTCTTCAGCTACAG TCCTGAATCCTTGTGACCCAGCTGAGGAGGTATCCATGGTGACAGAACAAAACATGTCTCAACACTTACTTG ACAGTGAGATGCAGAAACTGCAGGAGATTCTGGCAACAACTGTTGAAGCTTCAGATGGTCCTccttcaacatcatcatcatggAGCTTGCGACAGTCTGCAGCCCAAGATGAGTGGCAGAAAGCAAGGCCCTACCACCTGGACTGCTTGTTGTTCTCCAGGGTGGTCAAGGAAAATAAATGCAGTCAGTGCTCATCTCCTGCCATTATTCGTTGCAGAGACTGCATGCCTGAAGAGTGGCTGTGTATGGAGTGTGATATAATTTGCCACAAAAAACTGGTACTCCATAACAGGGAGTCGTGCATTGATGGATTTTACCGGCCCATTCCGCCAACGGTGTGCTGTGTGAAAGAAAATGGCAGATGTACATTAAAAAATCAAG TTCGGCTGTTGCCTACAGTGAGACCTGACCGACTGTGCACCTGTGACCCAACAAACATCACAGAATCTGCTGGAAGAGTAACTATTTTGGTTTGCATAAATG GTCGTTATGACTTGTACTTGCCCAATTTGGCATGCAGAGTGTGTCTATCACAATGGACACCTGACAGAAGCGACCTCATAAGAAGTGGGTATTGGCCAGCATCTGTAAATTCTGAAACATTGTTTTCAGTGGATGTATTCAGCACATTTGAGGAGATGAAAACCGTTGCTCCGGGTTTGTCAAGACAAGGCTTTTTGCGGTTGTTAGAGCAGAGGACAGAGCAGTTTGGAAGG AGCGGTAAAATACATGGAGATGCATTTCAAAGGAGCTTTGTGGAATACACTTTCTGCCAGTTTTTATGTGAGAAAATGGCAAATGTGGAGCACTTCACCTGCCCAGCATGTACACCCAACATGCTTGCGGTTTCTGCAGACGGCAACAGAAAACTGTACAGGTTTCAACACTCTAAAGG GTCAGAGGAACCATACTTTGAGGGCATCTTCATTGCCAAAGATGTGGACGTATCCTCTTTCGTTGAAGAAATCAGGAGTAAAGCGAAAAGT acTCCAGGAAAAGGCACTTGTGGTGCTACTCAGTGGTCTGCTGCCAGGGAGACTGCCAGAAGAGCTAGCAAACTTGATGAAGAGGGTCTTGAGGTAGCTGTTTGCAGGCATGGGGTGATATTAAAGGGTCTCAACATGTACAGGGGGGAGATCTTTGCGTATCCCCTATTCCTGCAGAAGGAGCTTCAGGCAGCCACAAACATACATTTCTACTGCACTGACATCTCATGCAAGTACTGGCCCTATCTTCAGAAGATGTCAGTCTCTATGCCTGAACTGAGCCCTCTTCTTCAAATGAGACCATTTCTGTCAGTCATGCACGCCAAGGCCCATTCAACTAAGTGTGAG ATTGTCTGGAGTGGTAGGAATCAGGAGGGTGCTGGCGCAACTGCAGGGGAAGAGGTGGAAATGGTGAACAGTTTCCTCTCTCGTTGTGCTCTCACAACGAAGTACATGACCAAATCTG CTCGCAATGACATGCTGACTGTACATGCAATTGGGTGGAATAGACGCAAGCATGATGGCCTTCATCTTGCATTGTCCAACAGATATGTCAAG ACCGTCCGAAAGGCTGAGGCTGAGTCCCAGAGGCTGGAGAACTTGAGCCGTGAGCTTGGGTGTCCTGAGAACATGGTCCAGCAGTGGGTACATGACGTCAGACAGTGGGCCACTGATG ATTCTATAGATGTCAGACAGGATGACCAACATATCCTTCAGCGGTCGATAGAGCACATATGTATGGGTGTCTATCAAAAAAAAGCAAGCCTTTATAATCAGACAG ACAGCAACAAGATTCGACAAATGCGGCGACGGAAACTGGGGGAAGAGAAAAGGAAACTCTTTGAAGCAATCAAACGATACAATGAGCAGGTGCCAGAGGAGGAGGGCATAAATGAGCAGATGGTGGAGAGCCGACTCTCTATGGTGGGCCATGGCAGTGGGGAGGACAGTCTTATATGGCCATGGGAGGTTCACAGCACTG AATCCACAAACATCCTCACTAAGAAGAAGATTTTCGATGCATACATGTCAAAGATGCGGCTGCAAGAAGAGAAGATCCTAATTCTTAGGGAGATGAGACAGCACTGCACCTACCTCAGAGGGCTGGCTGATGGCATTAGGAAGCTGATTGCAGAAATGTCTGGAGGAAACCGTG GCAGTTTAACTGACGAGGGGCATTGTGGGCTACAGTGTCTTCTACAGGAAAGGCTTGCTGATGTGGAGGAGAAGATTAAAGTCGTTTCCTCAAGATACAGCTTGGCTTTAGGACCTCTATTCCCTGAAGACTGGTCTGAGGAGATACCAGAGATACCGGATGAGAATAAAGGACTTGAATACGAGAGCTCAGAGTACAGTGATTTGGAAGATGTCTAA
- the LOC113052900 gene encoding uncharacterized protein LOC113052900 isoform X3, translated as MVTEQNMSQHLLDSEMQKLQEILATTVEASDGPPSTSSSWSLRQSAAQDEWQKARPYHLDCLLFSRVVKENKCSQCSSPAIIRCRDCMPEEWLCMECDIICHKKLVLHNRESCIDGFYRPIPPTVCCVKENGRCTLKNQVRLLPTVRPDRLCTCDPTNITESAGRVTILVCINGRYDLYLPNLACRVCLSQWTPDRSDLIRSGYWPASVNSETLFSVDVFSTFEEMKTVAPGLSRQGFLRLLEQRTEQFGRSGKIHGDAFQRSFVEYTFCQFLCEKMANVEHFTCPACTPNMLAVSADGNRKLYRFQHSKGSEEPYFEGIFIAKDVDVSSFVEEIRSKAKSTPGKGTCGATQWSAARETARRASKLDEEGLEVAVCRHGVILKGLNMYRGEIFAYPLFLQKELQAATNIHFYCTDISCKYWPYLQKMSVSMPELSPLLQMRPFLSVMHAKAHSTKCEIVWSGRNQEGAGATAGEEVEMVNSFLSRCALTTKYMTKSARNDMLTVHAIGWNRRKHDGLHLALSNRYVKTVRKAEAESQRLENLSRELGCPENMVQQWVHDVRQWATDDSIDVRQDDQHILQRSIEHICMGVYQKKASLYNQTDSNKIRQMRRRKLGEEKRKLFEAIKRYNEQVPEEEGINEQMVESRLSMVGHGSGEDSLIWPWEVHSTESTNILTKKKIFDAYMSKMRLQEEKILILREMRQHCTYLRGLADGIRKLIAEMSGGNRGSLTDEGHCGLQCLLQERLADVEEKIKVVSSRYSLALGPLFPEDWSEEIPEIPDENKGLEYESSEYSDLEDV; from the exons ATGGTGACAGAACAAAACATGTCTCAACACTTACTTG ACAGTGAGATGCAGAAACTGCAGGAGATTCTGGCAACAACTGTTGAAGCTTCAGATGGTCCTccttcaacatcatcatcatggAGCTTGCGACAGTCTGCAGCCCAAGATGAGTGGCAGAAAGCAAGGCCCTACCACCTGGACTGCTTGTTGTTCTCCAGGGTGGTCAAGGAAAATAAATGCAGTCAGTGCTCATCTCCTGCCATTATTCGTTGCAGAGACTGCATGCCTGAAGAGTGGCTGTGTATGGAGTGTGATATAATTTGCCACAAAAAACTGGTACTCCATAACAGGGAGTCGTGCATTGATGGATTTTACCGGCCCATTCCGCCAACGGTGTGCTGTGTGAAAGAAAATGGCAGATGTACATTAAAAAATCAAG TTCGGCTGTTGCCTACAGTGAGACCTGACCGACTGTGCACCTGTGACCCAACAAACATCACAGAATCTGCTGGAAGAGTAACTATTTTGGTTTGCATAAATG GTCGTTATGACTTGTACTTGCCCAATTTGGCATGCAGAGTGTGTCTATCACAATGGACACCTGACAGAAGCGACCTCATAAGAAGTGGGTATTGGCCAGCATCTGTAAATTCTGAAACATTGTTTTCAGTGGATGTATTCAGCACATTTGAGGAGATGAAAACCGTTGCTCCGGGTTTGTCAAGACAAGGCTTTTTGCGGTTGTTAGAGCAGAGGACAGAGCAGTTTGGAAGG AGCGGTAAAATACATGGAGATGCATTTCAAAGGAGCTTTGTGGAATACACTTTCTGCCAGTTTTTATGTGAGAAAATGGCAAATGTGGAGCACTTCACCTGCCCAGCATGTACACCCAACATGCTTGCGGTTTCTGCAGACGGCAACAGAAAACTGTACAGGTTTCAACACTCTAAAGG GTCAGAGGAACCATACTTTGAGGGCATCTTCATTGCCAAAGATGTGGACGTATCCTCTTTCGTTGAAGAAATCAGGAGTAAAGCGAAAAGT acTCCAGGAAAAGGCACTTGTGGTGCTACTCAGTGGTCTGCTGCCAGGGAGACTGCCAGAAGAGCTAGCAAACTTGATGAAGAGGGTCTTGAGGTAGCTGTTTGCAGGCATGGGGTGATATTAAAGGGTCTCAACATGTACAGGGGGGAGATCTTTGCGTATCCCCTATTCCTGCAGAAGGAGCTTCAGGCAGCCACAAACATACATTTCTACTGCACTGACATCTCATGCAAGTACTGGCCCTATCTTCAGAAGATGTCAGTCTCTATGCCTGAACTGAGCCCTCTTCTTCAAATGAGACCATTTCTGTCAGTCATGCACGCCAAGGCCCATTCAACTAAGTGTGAG ATTGTCTGGAGTGGTAGGAATCAGGAGGGTGCTGGCGCAACTGCAGGGGAAGAGGTGGAAATGGTGAACAGTTTCCTCTCTCGTTGTGCTCTCACAACGAAGTACATGACCAAATCTG CTCGCAATGACATGCTGACTGTACATGCAATTGGGTGGAATAGACGCAAGCATGATGGCCTTCATCTTGCATTGTCCAACAGATATGTCAAG ACCGTCCGAAAGGCTGAGGCTGAGTCCCAGAGGCTGGAGAACTTGAGCCGTGAGCTTGGGTGTCCTGAGAACATGGTCCAGCAGTGGGTACATGACGTCAGACAGTGGGCCACTGATG ATTCTATAGATGTCAGACAGGATGACCAACATATCCTTCAGCGGTCGATAGAGCACATATGTATGGGTGTCTATCAAAAAAAAGCAAGCCTTTATAATCAGACAG ACAGCAACAAGATTCGACAAATGCGGCGACGGAAACTGGGGGAAGAGAAAAGGAAACTCTTTGAAGCAATCAAACGATACAATGAGCAGGTGCCAGAGGAGGAGGGCATAAATGAGCAGATGGTGGAGAGCCGACTCTCTATGGTGGGCCATGGCAGTGGGGAGGACAGTCTTATATGGCCATGGGAGGTTCACAGCACTG AATCCACAAACATCCTCACTAAGAAGAAGATTTTCGATGCATACATGTCAAAGATGCGGCTGCAAGAAGAGAAGATCCTAATTCTTAGGGAGATGAGACAGCACTGCACCTACCTCAGAGGGCTGGCTGATGGCATTAGGAAGCTGATTGCAGAAATGTCTGGAGGAAACCGTG GCAGTTTAACTGACGAGGGGCATTGTGGGCTACAGTGTCTTCTACAGGAAAGGCTTGCTGATGTGGAGGAGAAGATTAAAGTCGTTTCCTCAAGATACAGCTTGGCTTTAGGACCTCTATTCCCTGAAGACTGGTCTGAGGAGATACCAGAGATACCGGATGAGAATAAAGGACTTGAATACGAGAGCTCAGAGTACAGTGATTTGGAAGATGTCTAA
- the LOC113052900 gene encoding uncharacterized protein LOC113052900 isoform X2, with amino-acid sequence MAEQDIGAAEDAMFHADLLLAQMKEKQDEKSAPPNRESKFQWIERDCEGRPLLKRKSRSGKTRMRSSATVLNPCDPAEEVSMVTEQNMSQHLLDSEMQKLQEILATTVEASDGPPSTSSSWSLRQSAAQDEWQKARPYHLDCLLFSRVVKENKCSQCSSPAIIRCRDCMPEEWLCMECDIICHKKLVLHNRESCIDGFYRPIPPTVCCVKENGRCTLKNQVRLLPTVRPDRLCTCDPTNITESAGRVTILVCINGRYDLYLPNLACRVCLSQWTPDRSDLIRSGYWPASVNSETLFSVDVFSTFEEMKTVAPGLSRQGFLRLLEQRTEQFGRSGKIHGDAFQRSFVEYTFCQFLCEKMANVEHFTCPACTPNMLAVSADGNRKLYRFQHSKGSEEPYFEGIFIAKDVDVSSFVEEIRSKAKSTPGKGTCGATQWSAARETARRASKLDEEGLEVAVCRHGVILKGLNMYRGEIFAYPLFLQKELQAATNIHFYCTDISCKYWPYLQKMSVSMPELSPLLQMRPFLSVMHAKAHSTKCEIVWSGRNQEGAGATAGEEVEMVNSFLSRCALTTKYMTKSARNDMLTVHAIGWNRRKHDGLHLALSNRYVKTVRKAEAESQRLENLSRELGCPENMVQQWVHDVRQWATDDSIDVRQDDQHILQRSIEHICMGVYQKKASLYNQTDSNKIRQMRRRKLGEEKRKLFEAIKRYNEQVPEEEGINEQMVESRLSMVGHGSGEDSLIWPWEVHSTESTNILTKKKIFDAYMSKMRLQEEKILILREMRQHCTYLRGLADGIRKLIAEMSGGNRGSLTDEGHCGLQCLLQERLADVEEKIKVVSSRYSLALGPLFPEDWSEEIPEIPDENKGLEYESSEYSDLEDV; translated from the exons ATGGCTGAGCAGGACATTGGTGCAGCAGAGGATGCTATGTTCCATGCAGACCTGCTTTTGGCTCAAATGAAA GAAAAACAAGATGAGAAAAGTGCACCCCCTAACCGGGAGAGTAAATTTCAGTGGATTGAGAGAGACTGTGAAGGTCGTCCACTGCTGAAAAGAAAGAGCAGAAGCGGAAAAACGCGTATGCGTTCTTCAGCTACAG TCCTGAATCCTTGTGACCCAGCTGAGGAGGTATCCATGGTGACAGAACAAAACATGTCTCAACACTTACTTG ACAGTGAGATGCAGAAACTGCAGGAGATTCTGGCAACAACTGTTGAAGCTTCAGATGGTCCTccttcaacatcatcatcatggAGCTTGCGACAGTCTGCAGCCCAAGATGAGTGGCAGAAAGCAAGGCCCTACCACCTGGACTGCTTGTTGTTCTCCAGGGTGGTCAAGGAAAATAAATGCAGTCAGTGCTCATCTCCTGCCATTATTCGTTGCAGAGACTGCATGCCTGAAGAGTGGCTGTGTATGGAGTGTGATATAATTTGCCACAAAAAACTGGTACTCCATAACAGGGAGTCGTGCATTGATGGATTTTACCGGCCCATTCCGCCAACGGTGTGCTGTGTGAAAGAAAATGGCAGATGTACATTAAAAAATCAAG TTCGGCTGTTGCCTACAGTGAGACCTGACCGACTGTGCACCTGTGACCCAACAAACATCACAGAATCTGCTGGAAGAGTAACTATTTTGGTTTGCATAAATG GTCGTTATGACTTGTACTTGCCCAATTTGGCATGCAGAGTGTGTCTATCACAATGGACACCTGACAGAAGCGACCTCATAAGAAGTGGGTATTGGCCAGCATCTGTAAATTCTGAAACATTGTTTTCAGTGGATGTATTCAGCACATTTGAGGAGATGAAAACCGTTGCTCCGGGTTTGTCAAGACAAGGCTTTTTGCGGTTGTTAGAGCAGAGGACAGAGCAGTTTGGAAGG AGCGGTAAAATACATGGAGATGCATTTCAAAGGAGCTTTGTGGAATACACTTTCTGCCAGTTTTTATGTGAGAAAATGGCAAATGTGGAGCACTTCACCTGCCCAGCATGTACACCCAACATGCTTGCGGTTTCTGCAGACGGCAACAGAAAACTGTACAGGTTTCAACACTCTAAAGG GTCAGAGGAACCATACTTTGAGGGCATCTTCATTGCCAAAGATGTGGACGTATCCTCTTTCGTTGAAGAAATCAGGAGTAAAGCGAAAAGT acTCCAGGAAAAGGCACTTGTGGTGCTACTCAGTGGTCTGCTGCCAGGGAGACTGCCAGAAGAGCTAGCAAACTTGATGAAGAGGGTCTTGAGGTAGCTGTTTGCAGGCATGGGGTGATATTAAAGGGTCTCAACATGTACAGGGGGGAGATCTTTGCGTATCCCCTATTCCTGCAGAAGGAGCTTCAGGCAGCCACAAACATACATTTCTACTGCACTGACATCTCATGCAAGTACTGGCCCTATCTTCAGAAGATGTCAGTCTCTATGCCTGAACTGAGCCCTCTTCTTCAAATGAGACCATTTCTGTCAGTCATGCACGCCAAGGCCCATTCAACTAAGTGTGAG ATTGTCTGGAGTGGTAGGAATCAGGAGGGTGCTGGCGCAACTGCAGGGGAAGAGGTGGAAATGGTGAACAGTTTCCTCTCTCGTTGTGCTCTCACAACGAAGTACATGACCAAATCTG CTCGCAATGACATGCTGACTGTACATGCAATTGGGTGGAATAGACGCAAGCATGATGGCCTTCATCTTGCATTGTCCAACAGATATGTCAAG ACCGTCCGAAAGGCTGAGGCTGAGTCCCAGAGGCTGGAGAACTTGAGCCGTGAGCTTGGGTGTCCTGAGAACATGGTCCAGCAGTGGGTACATGACGTCAGACAGTGGGCCACTGATG ATTCTATAGATGTCAGACAGGATGACCAACATATCCTTCAGCGGTCGATAGAGCACATATGTATGGGTGTCTATCAAAAAAAAGCAAGCCTTTATAATCAGACAG ACAGCAACAAGATTCGACAAATGCGGCGACGGAAACTGGGGGAAGAGAAAAGGAAACTCTTTGAAGCAATCAAACGATACAATGAGCAGGTGCCAGAGGAGGAGGGCATAAATGAGCAGATGGTGGAGAGCCGACTCTCTATGGTGGGCCATGGCAGTGGGGAGGACAGTCTTATATGGCCATGGGAGGTTCACAGCACTG AATCCACAAACATCCTCACTAAGAAGAAGATTTTCGATGCATACATGTCAAAGATGCGGCTGCAAGAAGAGAAGATCCTAATTCTTAGGGAGATGAGACAGCACTGCACCTACCTCAGAGGGCTGGCTGATGGCATTAGGAAGCTGATTGCAGAAATGTCTGGAGGAAACCGTG GCAGTTTAACTGACGAGGGGCATTGTGGGCTACAGTGTCTTCTACAGGAAAGGCTTGCTGATGTGGAGGAGAAGATTAAAGTCGTTTCCTCAAGATACAGCTTGGCTTTAGGACCTCTATTCCCTGAAGACTGGTCTGAGGAGATACCAGAGATACCGGATGAGAATAAAGGACTTGAATACGAGAGCTCAGAGTACAGTGATTTGGAAGATGTCTAA